Proteins from one Oscillatoria nigro-viridis PCC 7112 genomic window:
- a CDS encoding NAD(P)H-quinone oxidoreductase subunit H yields MSRIETRTEPMVLNMGPHHPSMHGVLRLIVTLDGEDVVDCEPVLGYLHRGMEKIAENRTNVMYVPYVSRWDYAAGMFNEAVTVNAPEKLANIAVPKRASYIRVIMLELNRIANHLMWVGPFLADVGAQTPFFYTMRDREPILDLWEAATGYRMVNNNYFRIGGVAADLPYGWVDKCQDFCDYFLPKIDEYERLITNNPIFRRRIEGLGTISREEAINWGLSGPMLRGSGVKWDLRKVDRYECYDDFDWEVCTEAAGDCLARYLVRIREMRESVKIIYQALKGLPGGPYENLEAKRLESGPKSEWNGFEYQFIGKKVAPTFKIPKGEHYVRVESGKGELGIYIIGDDSVFPWRWKIRAADFNNLQILPHIVRGVKIADLVAILGSIDIIMGSVDR; encoded by the coding sequence ATGTCAAGAATTGAGACTAGAACCGAACCGATGGTGCTCAACATGGGGCCGCACCACCCTTCAATGCACGGGGTACTCCGGTTAATTGTCACCCTAGACGGGGAAGATGTGGTGGACTGCGAGCCTGTTTTGGGCTATCTGCACCGGGGGATGGAAAAAATTGCCGAAAACCGCACCAACGTGATGTACGTGCCCTACGTGAGCCGCTGGGACTACGCTGCGGGGATGTTTAACGAAGCGGTGACAGTGAATGCACCGGAAAAGTTGGCAAATATTGCTGTCCCGAAACGGGCTAGTTATATTCGGGTAATTATGCTGGAGTTGAACCGGATTGCTAACCACTTGATGTGGGTAGGGCCGTTTTTGGCGGACGTGGGGGCGCAAACTCCTTTTTTCTATACTATGCGCGATCGCGAACCAATTCTCGACTTGTGGGAAGCAGCGACCGGTTATCGCATGGTGAACAATAACTATTTCCGCATCGGCGGAGTTGCGGCCGATTTGCCCTACGGTTGGGTAGATAAGTGCCAAGATTTCTGCGATTACTTCCTGCCCAAAATTGACGAGTACGAACGTTTAATTACCAACAACCCAATCTTCCGCCGCCGGATTGAAGGGCTGGGTACTATTTCTCGTGAAGAAGCGATTAACTGGGGACTTTCCGGCCCCATGTTGCGCGGTTCCGGCGTGAAGTGGGATTTGCGGAAGGTTGACCGTTACGAATGCTACGACGACTTCGACTGGGAAGTTTGTACCGAAGCGGCTGGCGATTGTTTAGCCCGGTATTTAGTACGGATTCGGGAGATGCGCGAGTCGGTTAAGATTATCTATCAAGCCTTGAAAGGACTCCCCGGCGGCCCTTACGAGAATTTGGAAGCGAAGCGACTCGAAAGCGGGCCAAAATCTGAGTGGAACGGTTTTGAGTATCAGTTTATTGGCAAAAAAGTAGCGCCGACCTTTAAGATTCCCAAGGGCGAACATTACGTCCGCGTTGAAAGCGGCAAGGGTGAGTTGGGGATTTATATTATCGGCGATGATAGTGTGTTTCCTTGGCGCTGGAAGATTCGGGCTGCGGATTTTAATAATTTGCAGATTTTGCCTCACATAGTGCGCGGCGTGAAAATTGCGGATTTGGTAGCAATTTTGGGGAGTATCGACATTATTATGGGCTCGGTTGACAGGTAG